The DNA segment CCGAGTACGCGCAATGCCATCAACATAGCGCCCTGCAACGCCTGCTCGAACGCCTGGGGGGCGTCATCACCGGTACGTTCGACACAGTGCAGGAAGAATTGCCGTTTGACGCCTCTACCCTGCACCTTACGGTGCGCCCTCTCTCGTTCCACAACCAGCATGTACTGGTCTTGACCCTCACCGACATCAGCGAACGGCACGCGCTCTTGCAATCGCTCCACAACGCCACCGAACAAGCACGCGCCCTTATCGAAGGCAGCGGTGACGTCTATTTTCGCCAATCGCGCCAAACGCTTGCTTTTGAGTATCTCAGCCCGACTATCGAAAACATGCTCGGTTATTCGCCGGAAACACTGAACGAAAAAGGGTTCGAGTTCATCATCCGCGAATCGCAACCCCACAACGCCTACACGCTCCACCGCATCGAGCAATACGAACGCTGGAAACAAGGCGACACGCGCCCCTTTGTCGCCACATACCGCATCCATACCGGCGACGGGCGCACCATCTGGGTGCAAGAGCGTTCGCTCCCGTGGTACGACGACCAGGGGCAAATCCGTGGCTGGCAAGGCGTCTGGCGCGACATCACTCTCCAAAAAATGGCTGAACAAGCGCTCCATCGGAAAGCCCGCAAAGCCGACGCGCTCATCGAAGCGGTTGCGCAGGGCGTCCTCACCCTTGACGCGCGCGGCTTCATCCGCGACGCCAACCCCACCGCGATTGAAATGCTCGGGCTGAACCCAAACGACGTGGAAGCACGGCGCCTCTTCATCGGCGATATTCAATTCCTGGATGAGCACGGTATCCCCTTGACGAAAACCAACACGCCGCCGCTCAAAACGTTGCGCACAGGTGAAGTGCTTGAAGACGCCATTGTGCAATACATCCACCCCGAAGGCGACATTCTCTGGTTTGCGCTGACCACACGCCTGCTCAGCGCCGGGAATGGGCATGCGCCTACCGGCGTCGTCGTCACGCTGACCGACATCACCGCCATGCGCCGCGAACAAGAAAAATTGCGCTACCAGAGCACACACGACGCCATGACCGGCTTGCACAACCGCGCCTACTTCGAGGAAGTCTGCGCCACGCTGCAAGCCAGCGCCGTCCCTGTGGGCGTGGTTGTGGTGGACCTGGACGGCTTGAAAGCCGCCAACGATACCTACGGACACGAAGCGGGCGATGAACTCATCAAACGGGCGGCGCACGTTCTGCAAACATCGTTCCGCAAAAACGATATTGTGGCGCGGTTGGGGGGCGATGAATTCATCGTGCTTCTGCCCAACACCACACCCGACATCGTCCAAAAAGCCATGTATCGCCTGCGTCAGCACATTCGCCAACACAACGAAGAAACAAAACACCCCATCCCGCTCAGCATGTCCATCGGCGGCGCGTTTGCCCGCACGGGCGCTTTGCTGGAAGCCGCCATCAAACGCGCCGACGAACTCATGTACGAAGACAAACGGCGGCGCAAAGCCGGGCGCGATTCGTTTGGCACACCATGAGCGCCCACCAGTCTGCTTCGCCGCTCATTTTCTGCTATACTTTTCCTCAACCACGAGCCCATCGGTTGAGGAAGCATGTTTGATTGGCGCTTCACCGAAGAAGATGAACCATTGCCGTCTCTGCCGTCCACGCCCGCCCGGCGCTGGACACGCCGCACCCTGCTTCGGCTGACGCTTGTGGCACTGCTTCTGCTCCTCATCGGCGGGCTTGCCGCGCGCCTCTGGTGGGCGCGCCAACTGGACCGCATGGAAGCCGATTTGCGCACCTTCATTCTTGCCGAAGAACGCGACCGCCTCTTCGGGCGCACCGAACGCATTCCCTACCTCGTCGCCGAAGGGGTTTCGTACACCTGGTGGACCGCCTACGAGCGCACCTTCACCCCACCGGACGCCGCCCGCCCCGTGCAGGTTGACATTCAGCGCATTGCCATCGAGGGCGATACGGCGCTGGTGGACCTCACCCTCAACGGCGTGCCCTATGTGCGGGCGTATCGCATCTGGCGCGGCAGTTGGCGACGCACCGAAGTGCCCCCCGAAGCATGGGGAGAAGAGCGACGCGCCAAACAGTTGCCCAACGGCGTGTACGTCATCTACCGCCCCCGCGACCGCACCTTTGCCGACACCCTCGCCCGCGACCTTCCCGCGCTCTTCGCCCTGCTGGACGCCGGCACGCAGACAAACGCGCTCAAACAAATCGAAATTGAGCCGCACGACCTGCAACCGCCGCTCATCTTCGCCGGTGAACAGCGCATCGTGCTCAACTCGCCGCTGTTGCTGCCACCCGACGGCGACGGCGCGGAACGTGTGCGCCTGGCGCTAGCGCACACGCTGGTTGCCCGTGCCCTGCCCGCCGCCGAGACCGACGCTCCGCATGATGTGCTGGTACGCGCCGCCGCCGACGTTCTTGCCGCCCGCTGGGCGCTGGATGACGACGCCTACCGCGACTATATCGCCACGTGGCAACACCCCTTCCGCAAGGAAACCTCTTGGCGGCTCGCGCTGAGCGCCCCCTTCACTCCACCATTGCGCAGTGGGGTGCTCGTCTCCCCCCAAATGCTGGACGCCGCCGCGCATGTCGCCGCCGCCTACCTTGCCGAACAAGACGCCCCCGCCACGCTGGTGCGTATGCTCAACGCCTCATGCACCACCTGGGATACCTGCTTGTACACCTTCTACGGGCGCACGCTCCGCGAACTCGAAGCCGAATTGCTGGCGTTCATCGAGGGACGACCAGCCACATCACGCACCATGCCCGCCGAGACGCTGCCGCGCTACGCCCACGTTGCCCTGTACGACAGCAGTTTGCCCGCCTTCGTGTTGCAAAACGAAGAAAACGGACCGCCGCTCATCGCCGAACTGACACCCCAAACCCGTATCACCAGCGGCGTCGGTGTGGACATCCCCCCCACATGCATCCCCACCAACGCCCTGGTTGAAATAGAGGGCGAATGGTTCACCGAAGGGCGACACCTGCGCGCCGCGCGCATCACCGTGCGGGAACCACTGGGCGGCGTCTGGCCGCCGTTTGGCACAGCCCCCGCCAACACGGTCGCTTTCCTCGCGCGGCAAGAGGGCAACACAACCACCCTGCTCGCCTTGCTTGAAGATGGGAGCGAAACCCCACTGGTGCAGGTCGAACGAGCGAGCGTGCGCTTTCGCCAAATTCCGCAACGCGGCGACGAAGCCGCCCGCTTCCTCTTCTTCACCTGGCTTGAATCGTGCCAGCGATACTGGTTCTTGCTGTTCAACGCGCAAACCGCCGAATTCCACGGCTGGCTCAGCCCACGCCAGCAAACCCCGGACATCGGTGTCAACTACACACACTGGCGACCCGATGAAGCCGACCCGCTTCTGGTGCAGGGGTATCCGCTCGCGCGGGGGTTCGGCACACGCTACGCCGTTTTCACCCCCACCGAAACCCCCACCATCAGCGAATTTGCGCCCGTCGCCGCGACGCTGGCGCCCGGCGAATGGCCTATCGGCTGGAGCGCCGCCACCCGCCGCCTGGTGGTATACAACACCCGCACCAACACCGACATCGCGCTGATAGACCTCGCCACCGGCGAGCGCCGCCCCTTTTCCCTGGCACAGCGCATACAAATCCACGCGCTCAGCCCCGACGGGCGCTACCTGGCGTACGGCACGCGCCAACAGCCGCGGCAAGATGGTCCCCCCACCTTGCTGCTCGTGCTCGACCTGACGAACGGGCAAACCTCGTTCGCGCTTCCCCTTCCCGAAGGGCAATGGCTCGCCTCGCTCGCGTGGTCGCTGCGTTTGGAAGACCCACACCTGGCGTTTGTGGTGCAAGAACCGCGCGAAACCTTTACGCTGCGCGTCGCCAACGTCGCCCGTCCAAACGCCACGAACTTCATCCTCACAACCGACAACATCCCCCTCTGGAACGCCGTCATATGCCCGGACGGGCGACTGCTTGCCAAACTGGGTGTGGAAGAAAACGCCCCCTTGCTCTTGCACGCCCAAAGCATCAACGCGCAACCGCTGCCCATCGCCCGCCTGACGCCCAACACCGACATCATCGGGTGTCCGGCAGTGCCGCCCACGTACCACCTTGCCCCCCGCCCACTCGACGACGCCTTGCTTCTGGAAGGTGCGGAGAGCCTGTGGCGGTTGCGGTTGGCACCCGGAACAACACGCGTGCGCCGATAGCGCACCCCAAGCGTATCAACCCACCAACAGGAGGAGCCACATGCCACCGATTCTTTTCACTAACGCCCACATCTACGCGCCCGACAGCGCCCACACCTGGCACACCGCCATGCTGGTCGAACAGGAGCGCATCCGCTGGGTGGGGCATCCCGACGACCTCGGTCCGCAAGTGCAGGCAACACCCCACTCGCTCGAAGGTGGCTATGTCCTGCCCGGCTTGACCGACGCGCACACACACTTCCTCGCGCTGGCGCTGCTCACACAGCGCGTCAACCTGCGCGGCACGCGAAGCCTCGCCGAAGCCCTGCAACGCATCGCCGAGTATGCCCGCACCACCAGCGCCATGTGGATTGAGGGGCATGGCTGGAACGAGCACGAATGGGTGGAACACCGCCTGCCCACCCGCCACGACCTGGACGCCATTCTGCCTGCTCGACCGGTCGCCCTCAGCCGCATTGACGGGCATCTGCTCTGGTGCAACTCGCTTGCCTTGCAAATGGCGGGCATCACCGCCGACACCCCCGACCCCGAAGGCGGACAGATTGACCGCGATGAGCATGGTGAACCCACGGGCATCTTGCGCGAAACCGCCCGCCTGCTGGTCAGCCGCATCATTCCCGAACCGCCGCTGGCCACCAAAGTCGCCGCGCTGGAAGCCGCCCAACGCGACGCCCTCGCCCTGGGGCTGACCGGCGTCCACACCATTGAAAGCGCCCTTGCACTGGAAGCCTACCAGACACTCGAACAAGAAAACCGCTTGCGCATGCGCATTCTCTTCATGCCCATGTACGACGCGCTCAACGCCCTGCGCACCACCGGCAAACATCCCGGCAGTGGCAGCGCCCGGCTCCGATTGGGGCAACTCAAACTGTTTAGCGATGGCACGCTCGGCTCGCGCACCGCCTGGCTGCTCGCGCCCTACAGCGACGCCCCGGACGAACTCGGCTTGCCCACCTACACCCCCGACGAACTGCACGCCCTGGTTGCCGAAGCCCACCGCGCCGGCTGGCCGGTTGCCATTCACGCCATCGGCGACGCCGCCAACCGCGCCGCGCTGGACGCCATCGAAGCCGCACCGCCGCACAACAGCACCCTACCCGACCGCATCGAACATGTGCAACTCATCCACCCCGACGACGTGCCCCGCTTCGCGCAGTTGGGCGTGATTGCGTCCATGCAGCCCATCCACATGGCGAGCGACTGGCGGCTGGCGGAACAACGCTGGGGCGAACGGGCGCGCTTTGGCTACGCCTGGCGCACCTTGCGCGCCGCCGGCGCGGTTCTCGCATTCGGCTCCGACGCCCCCATCGAACCCATCAACCCATGGCCGAACCTGCAAGTCGCCGTCACCCGCCGCGATTTGGACGGCAACCCGCCCGAAGGGTGGTATCCTCTCGAACGGCTGGCGCTCGCCGACGCGCTCGACGGCTTCACACACGGCGCGGCTGTTGCCGCCGGTTTGCCCCATGAGGGGCGGCTGAGCGTGGGCGCATTCGCTGATTTCATCGTTTTGGAGCACAATCCCTTCACCACACCCCCCGAAAACCTGGCAACCGTGCGCCCGTTGCGCACCTTTGTGGGGGGAGAGGAAGTCAACACGTGAAGGAGGAACAGATGAACAACATCGCATTACCACGCCACATCCAGCGCGCCATGGTCATCATGGCACATCCCGACGACCCCGAATTTTTCTGCGGCGCGACAGTCGCCTACATGGCGGAACAAGGCATTGAAGTGACGTACCTCATTCTTACCGATGGCAGCAAAGGGAGCGACGACCGCACGCTTGCCACCCGCGACCTCATCCGCATTCGCCGCGAAGAACAACGCGCCGCTGCGAACGTGTTGGGCGTCAAACATGTGGTCTTCTTCGACGAACCCGATGGCGAACTCCAAAATACGCTTGACGTGCGCCGCAATGTGGTGCGCGAAATTCGCCGCTACCGCCCCGACGTGGTCATCGCGCCCGACCCGCAACGCTACTACTTCGACAGCGGCTACATCAACCACACCGACCACCGCGCCGCCGGCGTCATCGCGCTGGACGCGGTCTTCCCCGCGTCGCAAAACTTCCGCTTCTTCCCCGTCCTGCTGGAAGAAGGCTTTGAACCGCACCATGTGCGCGAAGTCTGGCTGGCGGGCGCGTGTGAACCCAACTTTGAACTCCCGCTCGACCACATGTTCGACAAGCGCGTGGAAGCGATTTTGCAACACCGCAGCCAATTCAGCGACCCTGAGGGGTTGGTGAAGCGCCTGCACACCTGGCGCGAGGAATCGGGCGGGCATGTGGAACGCTACCGCCGCTTGCGGCTGGTGTGGGATGAAGAGGAAGAAGAAACCCAAAACGAACGCGCCCCGGCGACCTAACGCCTGCAAGCCCACGCGCGCTCGCGCGTGGGCTTGTTTTCAACCGACCGATGAATGCCGACACGAGCACAACCATGCGTTTCACACTCACGTTCCTGATAGCGCTTTGCCTGCTGCTTCTGCTGAACGCATGCGGTACCCCCCGCCTTGCCCAACAGCCCCCCACAGCGACGCGCCCGCCGCTGATTACCACAACCCCCGTGCCCACCTTCACCCCCACCGTCTGGCCGACGTACACGCCCTGGCCGACCTACACCCCCTACCCAACCCCGACGGCGACGCCCCTCATCCCCACGTCGCCGCCCGCCCTGTTCGACGAATACAGCCCGCTCCTGCGCCGCATCGCCCGCGTGGTCAATGGCGACGCCGACGCCTTCCAGTCCGTGCTGGCGCAATGGGGGGCGCTCGGTGAAGATGGGCGTGTGATTGCCGCCGACGTGACCCATGATACGAAACCCGAACTCATT comes from the Ardenticatena maritima genome and includes:
- a CDS encoding sensor domain-containing diguanylate cyclase, which gives rise to MNQENTTAASRIPLARPWGAFALLALAAVGLSLWQENMHPLAWLALAWLPLLTLPTSDVKRALGITSAGALMFTALAWYANVARWALPFILLTPPLARWYLHRATLGWRQSQQRVQARDDFVHIVLSALGHGLLVLDLDGRVISANERWNDLAIAATPPLPQALVGQPYLRLLTEYAQCHQHSALQRLLERLGGVITGTFDTVQEELPFDASTLHLTVRPLSFHNQHVLVLTLTDISERHALLQSLHNATEQARALIEGSGDVYFRQSRQTLAFEYLSPTIENMLGYSPETLNEKGFEFIIRESQPHNAYTLHRIEQYERWKQGDTRPFVATYRIHTGDGRTIWVQERSLPWYDDQGQIRGWQGVWRDITLQKMAEQALHRKARKADALIEAVAQGVLTLDARGFIRDANPTAIEMLGLNPNDVEARRLFIGDIQFLDEHGIPLTKTNTPPLKTLRTGEVLEDAIVQYIHPEGDILWFALTTRLLSAGNGHAPTGVVVTLTDITAMRREQEKLRYQSTHDAMTGLHNRAYFEEVCATLQASAVPVGVVVVDLDGLKAANDTYGHEAGDELIKRAAHVLQTSFRKNDIVARLGGDEFIVLLPNTTPDIVQKAMYRLRQHIRQHNEETKHPIPLSMSIGGAFARTGALLEAAIKRADELMYEDKRRRKAGRDSFGTP
- a CDS encoding TolB-like translocation protein; amino-acid sequence: MFDWRFTEEDEPLPSLPSTPARRWTRRTLLRLTLVALLLLLIGGLAARLWWARQLDRMEADLRTFILAEERDRLFGRTERIPYLVAEGVSYTWWTAYERTFTPPDAARPVQVDIQRIAIEGDTALVDLTLNGVPYVRAYRIWRGSWRRTEVPPEAWGEERRAKQLPNGVYVIYRPRDRTFADTLARDLPALFALLDAGTQTNALKQIEIEPHDLQPPLIFAGEQRIVLNSPLLLPPDGDGAERVRLALAHTLVARALPAAETDAPHDVLVRAAADVLAARWALDDDAYRDYIATWQHPFRKETSWRLALSAPFTPPLRSGVLVSPQMLDAAAHVAAAYLAEQDAPATLVRMLNASCTTWDTCLYTFYGRTLRELEAELLAFIEGRPATSRTMPAETLPRYAHVALYDSSLPAFVLQNEENGPPLIAELTPQTRITSGVGVDIPPTCIPTNALVEIEGEWFTEGRHLRAARITVREPLGGVWPPFGTAPANTVAFLARQEGNTTTLLALLEDGSETPLVQVERASVRFRQIPQRGDEAARFLFFTWLESCQRYWFLLFNAQTAEFHGWLSPRQQTPDIGVNYTHWRPDEADPLLVQGYPLARGFGTRYAVFTPTETPTISEFAPVAATLAPGEWPIGWSAATRRLVVYNTRTNTDIALIDLATGERRPFSLAQRIQIHALSPDGRYLAYGTRQQPRQDGPPTLLLVLDLTNGQTSFALPLPEGQWLASLAWSLRLEDPHLAFVVQEPRETFTLRVANVARPNATNFILTTDNIPLWNAVICPDGRLLAKLGVEENAPLLLHAQSINAQPLPIARLTPNTDIIGCPAVPPTYHLAPRPLDDALLLEGAESLWRLRLAPGTTRVRR
- a CDS encoding amidohydrolase, translated to MPPILFTNAHIYAPDSAHTWHTAMLVEQERIRWVGHPDDLGPQVQATPHSLEGGYVLPGLTDAHTHFLALALLTQRVNLRGTRSLAEALQRIAEYARTTSAMWIEGHGWNEHEWVEHRLPTRHDLDAILPARPVALSRIDGHLLWCNSLALQMAGITADTPDPEGGQIDRDEHGEPTGILRETARLLVSRIIPEPPLATKVAALEAAQRDALALGLTGVHTIESALALEAYQTLEQENRLRMRILFMPMYDALNALRTTGKHPGSGSARLRLGQLKLFSDGTLGSRTAWLLAPYSDAPDELGLPTYTPDELHALVAEAHRAGWPVAIHAIGDAANRAALDAIEAAPPHNSTLPDRIEHVQLIHPDDVPRFAQLGVIASMQPIHMASDWRLAEQRWGERARFGYAWRTLRAAGAVLAFGSDAPIEPINPWPNLQVAVTRRDLDGNPPEGWYPLERLALADALDGFTHGAAVAAGLPHEGRLSVGAFADFIVLEHNPFTTPPENLATVRPLRTFVGGEEVNT
- a CDS encoding PIG-L deacetylase family protein; translation: MNNIALPRHIQRAMVIMAHPDDPEFFCGATVAYMAEQGIEVTYLILTDGSKGSDDRTLATRDLIRIRREEQRAAANVLGVKHVVFFDEPDGELQNTLDVRRNVVREIRRYRPDVVIAPDPQRYYFDSGYINHTDHRAAGVIALDAVFPASQNFRFFPVLLEEGFEPHHVREVWLAGACEPNFELPLDHMFDKRVEAILQHRSQFSDPEGLVKRLHTWREESGGHVERYRRLRLVWDEEEEETQNERAPAT